The region ACGACGTCTGCCAGCAGGTCGGCCGGTTGGTCTTTCGGCAGATACAGTTCCAGACGCTCTGAAACGCCGTTACGCTGCGCGTTGTCGCGGCTGGCCTGAATGGCCTGGGGATCGATATCTATGCCGATAGCGCGCGCTGCGCCGAGCTTCAGTGCGGCAATCGCCAGAATGCCGGAACCGCAGCCGAAGTCGATAATGGTCTTACCGGCCAGATCGAGGCCATCCAGCCACTGCAGGCACAGCGCGGTGGTCGGGTGGGTGCCGGTACCAAACGCCAGGCCCGGGTCGAGCATTACGTTGACCGCATCCGGATCGGGCACGTCGCGCCAGCTCGGGCAGATCCACAGGCGTTCGCCGAAGCGCATCGGGTGGAAGTTGTCCATCCACTCGCGTTCCCAGTCCTTGTCTTCCAGCTGTTCAATCTTGTGGCGGAAACCTGTGCCCAGCAGCGGATGCTGTTCCAGTATCGCCACCACTTCGGCCATATCGGTCTCCGCGTCGTACAGGCCGATCACGTCGGTATCGCCCCACAGCAGGGTTTCGCCAGGCAGCGGCTCGAACACCGGGTTGTCGTGGGTGTCCTGGAAGGTCACCGAGACGGCGCCGCTTTCAACCAGCGCGTCGCTCAGGTCTTCCGCCTGGCTGCCGGTGGTGTTCAGTTTTAGTTGGATCCAAGGCATAGCTATTCTCTTTAAGAGGGTAATGATGACGCCACCCGGCGCTTTTCGCCGACGACGTTACCGATATAAAACGCCAGCAGGCTGAGCAACAACGAAGGCACGATAGGGTGCAACCCCGCCAACTGCAGCTTGAAGCTGGCCAATAGCGTATAGCATACCGCACCTGTCACCATTGAGCTAAGCGCTCCCTGCGCGTTGGCGCGCTCCCAGTACAGCCCAAGCACCAGCGGCCACAGGAATACCGCCTCCAGGCCGCCAAACGCCAGCAGATTCAGCCAGATGATCATTTCCGGCGGTCGCCAGGCCGCCAGCAGCACCAGCAGACCGAGGATCAACGTGGTCAGGCTGGAAAAACGCTTGATCAACCTTTCGTTCTGCATGTGCTGTGGGCGCACGCCAAGATAGAGATCTTTGACGATAGTGGCGGAAGATTGCAGCAGTTGGGCGTTAATCGTCGACATGATTGCCGCCATCGGTGCGGCCAGGAAAATGCCGGCGGCGTACGGCGGCAGCACGGTGATCATCAGCGTCGGGATCACCTGATCGGGGATTTTCAGATCCGGCAACACCGCGCGGCCCAACGCGCCGGCCAGATGCATGCCGAACATCAGCACCGCCACCACCATGGTGCCGAGAATAATGCCGCGATGCACCGCTTTGCTGTCTTTGTATGAGATGCAGCGCACCGCGGTATGCGGCAAGCCAATCACGCCAAAGCACACCAGGATCCAGAACGATGCCATAAAGGGCAGGCTGAGGATTTGCTCGCCGCCCTGCGGCGACACCAGCGCCGGGTCGATCTGTTGCAGTTTGTCCACCGCGCTGTGCAGGCCGCCGGCGGCGTGGATCACCGCAACCAGCAGCAGCACGGTGCCGATCAGCATCACCAGTCCTTGCATGGCGTCATTCAGCACGCTGGCGCGGAAACCGCCAAAGGCGGTATAGAGCGCGATGCTGATGCCGAAAATCAGCAGGCCGGTGTCGTATGGGATACCGGCCGCGGTTTCCAGCAGGCGCGCGCCGCCGATAAATTGCACCGTCATGGCGCCCAGGAACGCCACCAGCAGGCTGAGGCTGGCCAGCCATACCAACAGACGGCTTTGATAGCGGCCGTACAGCATGTCGTTCAGGGTGATGGCGTTATAGCGGCGCGCCAGAATGGCGAACTTTTTGCCCAGCACGCCGAGCGACAGCCACACCGCAGGCAGTTGGATCATGGCCAGCAGTACCCAGCCAAGGCCGTATTTGTAGGCGGCGCCGGGGCCACCGATGAAGGAACTGGCGCTGATATAGGTGGCGGTCAGCGTCATGGCCAGCACGAAGCCGCCCATTGACCGGTTACCGAGGAAATATTCGCTGAGGAAGTTGCCGCTCTGACGCCGACTGTAAGCATACACCGACAGCCCGAACACCAGCAGCAGGTAGGCGATTAACGGCAGGATCACTTCAGTTCGCATCGTTATCCTCCAGCGAAATATCGCGGAACACGCCGCGTACCATCAGCCAGCACAGGACGATAAACAGCAGCGGCACCAGCAGGCAGGCCATCTCGAACCAGTGCGGCAGACCGGTGATACCGGCATTGCTGGTCGGCAGATAGGCCGCCAGCGACCAGGCCAGCAGATAGAGCAGCGTCAGCCCCAGCGCCCAGCGCGCTTCGCGGTGTGCCTGAATAAAGCGTTTGTCCATCATTGTTTCCCACAGGTTTAGGGTGAGGGATGTACCAAAGGTAGGGAATTCTACGGCATGCCATCGTTTTGCCAAGCCGTTACCGGCCGAAACGAAAAAGAAAAAGGCCGGTGATTAACCGGCCTTCTGTCAGGCAATGCGTGGAGCCTGCCTTAGGTTTCCTGCAGACCCAGCTTCTTCTCCAGGTAGTGGATGTTGGTGCCACCGTGCTGGAAGTTTTCGTCGCTCATGATCTTTTGCTGCAGTTCAACGTTGGTTTTGATGCCATCGATGATCAGCTCAGCCAGGGCGTTCTTCATGCGGGCAATGGCCACGTCACGGTTTTCACCGTAAGTGATCAGTTTGCCGATCATGGAATCATAATACGGCGGTACGGTATAACCGGCGTAAATATGAGATTCCCAACGCACGCCGAAACCGCCTGGCGCATGGAAACGGGTGATCTTGCCCGGGCTCGGCAGGAAGGTGTTCGGGTCTTCGGCGTTGATACGGCATTCCACCGCATGGCCGTGGACCTTCACTTCGTCTTGTTTGATCGACAGCGGCTGACCGGCAGCGATGCGCAGCTGCTCTTTGATCAGATCCACGCCGGTGATCATTTCGGTAACCGGGTGTTCAACCTGAATACGGGTGTTCATTTCGATGAAATAGAACTCGCCGTTTTCATACAGGAACTCGAAGGTGCCTGCGCCGCGATAACCGATTTCCACACAGGCCTTCGAGCAGCGCTCGCCGATGTAACGGCGCATTTCGCTGGTGATGCCCGGTGCCGGAGCCTCTTCAACCACTTTCTGGTGGCGGCGCTGCATGGAGCAGTCGCGCTCGGCCAGATAGATGGCGTTGCCCTGGCCGTCCGCCAAAATCTGAATTTCGATATGACGTGGGTTTTCCAGGTATTTTTCCATGTAAACCATGTCATTGTTGAAAGCCGCTTTGGCTTCCGCTTTGGTCATGGAAATGGACTGTTCGAGATCTTTGTCGCTGCGCACTACGCGCATGCCACGGCCGCCGCCGCCGCCGGAGGCCTTGATGATCACCGGGTAGCCGATGCGCTTGGCGAAGGCACGGTTTTTATCCATGTCGTCGGTCAGCGGGCCATCGGAGCCAGGGACGCAAGGCACGCCGGCTTTCTTCATGGCATTGATCGCAGAAACCTTGTCGCCCATCAGGCGGATGGTTTCGGCTTTCGGGCCGATGAAGATAAAGCCGGAGCGTTCGATCTGCTCGGCGAAGTCGGCGTTTTCGGACAGGAAGCCGTAGCCCGGGTGGATCGCCACTGCGCCGGTAATTTCCGCCGCAGAGATGATTGCCGGGATGTTCAAATAGCTTTTTACCGAGGGCGCAGGACCAATACAGACGGTCTCGTCAGCCAGCAGTACGTGTTTCAGATCGCGATCGGCTGTGGAGTGCACGGCAACGGTTTTGATGCCCAGCTCTTTACAAGCACGCAGGATACGAAGCGCGATCTCGCCGCGGTTGGCGATAACAATTTTATCAAGCATGTTCGCCTCGTTATTCGATGACGACCAGTGGCTCGTCAAATTCAACCGGTTGGCCGTTTTCTACCAGAATAGCTTTAACAACGCCGGATTTGTCCGCTTCGATCTGGTTCATCATTTTCATGGCTTCAACGATGCACAGCGTGTCGCCGGCGTTCACTTTCTGGCCGATTTCGATGAAGGCTTTCGCATCCGGGCTTGGCGTGCGGTAGAAAGTGCCGACCATTGGGGAACGGACGATGTGGCCACTCATGGCCGCCGGTGCTGCAGGGGGTTCTGCGGCAGGCGCGCTGGCAACGGCGTTAGCCAGAGCCGGCTGCTGCGCCGGCATGGCATAGGCCTGCGGCATCATTGGGTAAGCCTGCGCAGGCGCGGCACGGCTGATGCGAACCGACTCTTCGCCTTCAGAGATTTCCAGTTCAGAAATGCCTGATTCTTCAACCAGTTCGATCAGTTTCTTGATTTTACGAATATCCATGAGTGTGATTCCGTACTCTTTTTGCGTAGCAATTAGTGGGTTTTTGACAGACGGTTAACCGCTGCCTGTAAAGCAAATGTGTAGCCATCCGCGCCGAGGCCGCAAATCACGCCTACCGCAACATCGGAGAGGTAGGAATGATGGCGGAAAGGCTCGCGGGCGTGCACATTGGAGAGGTGGATCTCGATAAACGGGATCTGCACCGCCAGCAATGCATCACGCAGCGCCACGCTGGTATGCGTGAACGCGGCAGGGTTGATCAGAATAAAATCCGTGTTGCCGCGTGCCTGATGTATGCGATCGATAAGCTGATACTCGGCGTTGGATTGCAGATGGCTCAGGGTGATATCCAGCGCGGATGCCTGGTTTTCCAATCCGTTAACGATTTCTGTGAGCGTCGTGCTGCCGTACTTCTCCGGCTCACGCGTCCCCAGCAGATTCAGATTGGGGCCGTTCAAAAGCAAAATGTGAGACTTGTCTGCCATTGTGCTGGTATCTCCGGCAATAAAACCATCATCGTAGAAAATAACCCGATGTCACCGATTTGTCACCTGTTAAGGGGGAAATTCACCCTGAAAACAGGAGCTAGGTCGAGCATTATAACGATATCGTAGCAATTCGCAGCTAAATACTGGTCTTATCAGCGAAGATATTCAACCCCAAATCGGCAAACTGACGATGGCGGTATTGCATTATGAGGGGTAGAACACAGAAAAGTTCCGCCTTTTAACGCCACCAATTGCGGAATTTTTTGTATCGCAGCGCCAGCAGCAGTATAGCCAGCAGGGCGTAAATGAAAGGTTGTGGGGAAAAAGTTTTTACCGACCACAGATAGTGAATCGGCGCCAGTATCGCCGCCAGATAGACGAAGTTATGCAACGTCTGCCATTTGGCACCCAGTTTGCGCATTGCCCATAGTGTAGAGGTGGCGGCCAGCGCGAGCAAAATCAGCCAACTGATAATGCCGAGTGTCAGATAAGGACGAGTCACCAGTTCGCGCCCCAGCAGGCCGATATTGCTCAGCCCCAATTCGAGCGTTGAATAGCTTATCAAATGCAGCGTGCCCCAGGCAAAACACCACAGCCCCACCAGGCGGCGGCAGCGGATCAGCAGCGGTTGGCGGGCATAGCGCGCCAGCGGGGCAATCATCAAGGTCGCCAGCAGCAGTTTCAGCGTCATTCTGCCGGTAAAATGCTGAATATCCTTGGCCGGATCGGCGCTGAACCAGCCCTGATCCACCGCCAGCAGCAGCCAGAGAAACGGCAGGAATGCCGCCAGATAAATGGCGACCTTGATCCCTTTGATGTGAAGCGGAGTTAAACGCACTTAAAAATTCTCCCGCAGGTCCATCCCGCGATACAGCGACGCGACCTGATCGGCATAGCCGTTAAACAGCAGCGTCGGCTGGCGTTTGACGTCCAGGATGCCGCCGGAACCGATAAAACGTTCGGTGGCCTGCGACCAGCGCGGATGATCGACGTGCGGGTTCACGTTGGCGTAGAAACCGTATTCATTGGGCGCAGACTCATTCCAGGTCGTCGGCGGTTGATCACGCACCAGGCGGATATGAACAATGGATTTAATGCCTTTGAAACCGTATTTCCATGGGGTGATCAGCCGCAGCGGCGCGCCATTTTGCGGCGGCAGCGTTTTGCCGTATACGCCGACGGTCAGCAGCGCCAGCGGGTTCATGGCTTCATCGAGACGCAGCCCTTCGACATACGGATACTTCAGGCCGCCGCCGATAAAGCGATCCTTCTGGCCCGGCATCTGTTCCGGATCGTACAGCGTCTGGAAGGCCACGTAGCGTGCATTGCTGTTCGGCTCCGCCAGTTTAATGAGTTTACCCAGTTCAAAGCCAATCCAGGGGACGACCATCGACCAGGCCTCTACGCAACGCATGCGGTAGATGCGCTGTTCCAGTGGGAAGCGCTTGATCAAATCATCGATATCCAGCGTGATCGGTTTACCGACTTCACCGTCGATGCGTACCTTCCAGCCTTCGGTTTTCAATCCCCCGGCATTGGCGGCGGGATCGGCCTTATCGAGACCGAATTCGTAGAAATTGTTGTAACCGGAAACCTTGTCTTCCGGCGTAAGTGCCAACTGGGATTGCCAGGCCGCAGGTTTGGTGAACGTCAGCGGTTTGCCCGGGGGTGCCTTGGGTCGATCGTGGCCTTTGAACCATGACAGCAAATCCGCCCGCGCAGGGGTGGGCAACGCCAGTGAAGCGGCGGTGATGCCCAATGCCTGCAACACTTTGCGCCGCTGATGAAACACGCTCTCGGGTGTGACATCGGCCTCGGTCAATTTTCGTTGTTTACTCATGGCATTTTCTCCGCGTCTTAAGAGTATAAGCATGGCGCGAAAGCAGGGCTTATGCGAGAGGCGACAGGAAAATATGAAATTTCGTAGAGCGGATTTCCCCCGTCGCCGGGGGAGATAAGATTTAGCGGATTTTCACTAGCGTGCGGCCGGTGACTTGGTTATTCAGTAGCGCTGCGGCAGTGGCCGGCGCCTGTTCCAGCGTAATTTCCTGCGTGGCCTGCTGGTAGAAGCTGTCCGGCAGAATACCGGCCAGGCGTTCCCAGGCGGTTTGGCGGCGGTGCAGCGGGGTATGCACCGAGTCCACACCCTGCAGGCGCACGTTGCGCAGAATAAACGGCATCACCGTGGTTGGCAGGTGGTAACCGCCGGCCAGTCCGCAGGCGGCGACGACGCCGTTATAGTTCATCTGTGCCAGCACTCGTGCCAGCAAGGTGTCGCCAACGGTATCTACCGCGCCGGCCCACAGCTGTTTCTCCAGCGGGCGTGGCGCTTCCAGATAGCCGCTGCGCGACAGTACCTCTTTGGCTCCCAGCGCTTTCAGGTAGTCGGTGTTGCTTTCGCGGCCGCTGATCGCGGTCACGTGATAGCCCAATGCCGTCAGAATGGCGATCGCCGCGCTGCCAACGCCACCGCTGGCGCCGGTCACCAGAATGTCGCCGTCATCCGGTCGTACGCCGCCTTCTTCCAGCGCCATCACGCATAACATGGCGGTAAACCCCGCTGTGCCGAGGATCATCGCCTGGCGTTCATCCAACCCATGCGGCAGCGGCACCAGCCATTCGCCGGATACCCGCGCCTGCTCTGCCAGGCCGCCCCAGTGATTTTCGCCGACGCCCCAGCCGGTGAGCACCACGCTCTGGCCATCCTTAAAGCGCGGGTCTGCGCTGTCGCGTACCGTGCCGGCGAAGTCGATGCCAGGTACCATAGGGAATTGGCGGATGATCTTGCCTTTGCCGGTGATCGCCAGCGCATCTTTATAGTTAAGGCTGGACCAGTTAACGTCGATCGTCACATCGCCATCGGGCAGTTGATCGCTGCTGATGTCTTTGATGTGTGCCAAAGTTTGCTCGTCTTGTTGTTCCAATAGCAGTGCGCGCATGTCACTCTTCCTCGCTTTTTCATTTTGCCGCAGATGGCTGAATCAGATTTATTTGACTATATGCATAATAAGGAATTTATGTCCTGATAAAGGACAAATAATGACGTTTTAAGGTTTTCTTCGTTGACTATGCTTGATAGGTTGAACGGCGTGATTTGCCGCCTCGCGTTGGCGGAACTAGCGAAGTAAAAGGTTATTTATTAATTAAAAATCAAGGTATTGAGTTGTATGCATTTGAGCGGGTTCGGGGCCTTTATACCTCCAAAGGTGAAAATTCACGTAACCATAACGGACAGGGCA is a window of Serratia plymuthica DNA encoding:
- the prmA gene encoding 50S ribosomal protein L11 methyltransferase; translated protein: MPWIQLKLNTTGSQAEDLSDALVESGAVSVTFQDTHDNPVFEPLPGETLLWGDTDVIGLYDAETDMAEVVAILEQHPLLGTGFRHKIEQLEDKDWEREWMDNFHPMRFGERLWICPSWRDVPDPDAVNVMLDPGLAFGTGTHPTTALCLQWLDGLDLAGKTIIDFGCGSGILAIAALKLGAARAIGIDIDPQAIQASRDNAQRNGVSERLELYLPKDQPADLLADVVVANILAGPLRELAPLIGCLPKSGGYLGLSGVLASQAASVAEAYEDKFTLDPVAEREEWCRITGQRN
- the panF gene encoding sodium/pantothenate symporter, producing MRTEVILPLIAYLLLVFGLSVYAYSRRQSGNFLSEYFLGNRSMGGFVLAMTLTATYISASSFIGGPGAAYKYGLGWVLLAMIQLPAVWLSLGVLGKKFAILARRYNAITLNDMLYGRYQSRLLVWLASLSLLVAFLGAMTVQFIGGARLLETAAGIPYDTGLLIFGISIALYTAFGGFRASVLNDAMQGLVMLIGTVLLLVAVIHAAGGLHSAVDKLQQIDPALVSPQGGEQILSLPFMASFWILVCFGVIGLPHTAVRCISYKDSKAVHRGIILGTMVVAVLMFGMHLAGALGRAVLPDLKIPDQVIPTLMITVLPPYAAGIFLAAPMAAIMSTINAQLLQSSATIVKDLYLGVRPQHMQNERLIKRFSSLTTLILGLLVLLAAWRPPEMIIWLNLLAFGGLEAVFLWPLVLGLYWERANAQGALSSMVTGAVCYTLLASFKLQLAGLHPIVPSLLLSLLAFYIGNVVGEKRRVASSLPS
- a CDS encoding YhdT family protein, whose amino-acid sequence is MDKRFIQAHREARWALGLTLLYLLAWSLAAYLPTSNAGITGLPHWFEMACLLVPLLFIVLCWLMVRGVFRDISLEDNDAN
- the accC gene encoding acetyl-CoA carboxylase biotin carboxylase subunit, translating into MLDKIVIANRGEIALRILRACKELGIKTVAVHSTADRDLKHVLLADETVCIGPAPSVKSYLNIPAIISAAEITGAVAIHPGYGFLSENADFAEQIERSGFIFIGPKAETIRLMGDKVSAINAMKKAGVPCVPGSDGPLTDDMDKNRAFAKRIGYPVIIKASGGGGGRGMRVVRSDKDLEQSISMTKAEAKAAFNNDMVYMEKYLENPRHIEIQILADGQGNAIYLAERDCSMQRRHQKVVEEAPAPGITSEMRRYIGERCSKACVEIGYRGAGTFEFLYENGEFYFIEMNTRIQVEHPVTEMITGVDLIKEQLRIAAGQPLSIKQDEVKVHGHAVECRINAEDPNTFLPSPGKITRFHAPGGFGVRWESHIYAGYTVPPYYDSMIGKLITYGENRDVAIARMKNALAELIIDGIKTNVELQQKIMSDENFQHGGTNIHYLEKKLGLQET
- the accB gene encoding acetyl-CoA carboxylase biotin carboxyl carrier protein, which translates into the protein MDIRKIKKLIELVEESGISELEISEGEESVRISRAAPAQAYPMMPQAYAMPAQQPALANAVASAPAAEPPAAPAAMSGHIVRSPMVGTFYRTPSPDAKAFIEIGQKVNAGDTLCIVEAMKMMNQIEADKSGVVKAILVENGQPVEFDEPLVVIE
- the aroQ gene encoding type II 3-dehydroquinate dehydratase; this translates as MADKSHILLLNGPNLNLLGTREPEKYGSTTLTEIVNGLENQASALDITLSHLQSNAEYQLIDRIHQARGNTDFILINPAAFTHTSVALRDALLAVQIPFIEIHLSNVHAREPFRHHSYLSDVAVGVICGLGADGYTFALQAAVNRLSKTH
- the msrQ gene encoding protein-methionine-sulfoxide reductase heme-binding subunit MsrQ: MRLTPLHIKGIKVAIYLAAFLPFLWLLLAVDQGWFSADPAKDIQHFTGRMTLKLLLATLMIAPLARYARQPLLIRCRRLVGLWCFAWGTLHLISYSTLELGLSNIGLLGRELVTRPYLTLGIISWLILLALAATSTLWAMRKLGAKWQTLHNFVYLAAILAPIHYLWSVKTFSPQPFIYALLAILLLALRYKKFRNWWR
- the msrP gene encoding protein-methionine-sulfoxide reductase catalytic subunit MsrP: MSKQRKLTEADVTPESVFHQRRKVLQALGITAASLALPTPARADLLSWFKGHDRPKAPPGKPLTFTKPAAWQSQLALTPEDKVSGYNNFYEFGLDKADPAANAGGLKTEGWKVRIDGEVGKPITLDIDDLIKRFPLEQRIYRMRCVEAWSMVVPWIGFELGKLIKLAEPNSNARYVAFQTLYDPEQMPGQKDRFIGGGLKYPYVEGLRLDEAMNPLALLTVGVYGKTLPPQNGAPLRLITPWKYGFKGIKSIVHIRLVRDQPPTTWNESAPNEYGFYANVNPHVDHPRWSQATERFIGSGGILDVKRQPTLLFNGYADQVASLYRGMDLRENF
- a CDS encoding MDR family oxidoreductase, producing the protein MRALLLEQQDEQTLAHIKDISSDQLPDGDVTIDVNWSSLNYKDALAITGKGKIIRQFPMVPGIDFAGTVRDSADPRFKDGQSVVLTGWGVGENHWGGLAEQARVSGEWLVPLPHGLDERQAMILGTAGFTAMLCVMALEEGGVRPDDGDILVTGASGGVGSAAIAILTALGYHVTAISGRESNTDYLKALGAKEVLSRSGYLEAPRPLEKQLWAGAVDTVGDTLLARVLAQMNYNGVVAACGLAGGYHLPTTVMPFILRNVRLQGVDSVHTPLHRRQTAWERLAGILPDSFYQQATQEITLEQAPATAAALLNNQVTGRTLVKIR